Part of the Corallococcus macrosporus genome is shown below.
CACTCCATGCTGGGCGTCCATCCGGACGGCGACGCGGTGGTGGTGCGTGCCTACCGCCCGGAGGCCGTGGCCATCCATGTCCTGCCGGAGTTCGGCGGCAAGGTGCCCATGGTGCACCGCACCGGCGGCGTCTTCGAGGCGCGCATCAACGGCCGCACGGAGCCCTTCGGCTACCTGCTGGAGGTGGAGTACCCGGGCAAGAAGGTCTTCACGCTGCGCGACCCGTACAGCTTCCTGCCCACCATCGGTGAGATGGACCTGTACTTCGCCGGCGAGGGCCGCCACGAGCGGCTCTGGGAGCGCATGGGCGCGCACCTCATCCACCACAACGGCGTGAAGGGCACGTCCTTCGCCGTCTGGGCGCCCACCGCCCGCGGCGTGTCCGTGGTGGGCGACTTCAACGGCTGGGACGGGCGCCTGCACGCCATGCGGCGCATGGGCTCCTCCGGCATCTGGGAGCTGTTCGTCCCGGAGGTCGGCGAGGGCACCCGCTACAAGTTCGAAATCCGCCCCGGCCACGGCGGCGGCGCGTTGCTCAAGGCGGACCCCTTCGCCTTCCGCACGGAGACGCCGCCGGCCACCGCGTCCGTGGTGCATGACCTGCAGCGCTACGCGTGGGGCGACAGCGCGTGGCTGGAGGCGCGCGGCAAGCACGTGGACGCGGCCCACCACCCGTGGAGCGTCTACGAGGTGCACCTGGGCAGCTGGCGCCGCGTGGTGGAGGACGGCGACCGGCCCATGACGTACCGCGAGCTGGCGCCGGAGCTGTCCCGCTACGTGAAGGAGACGGGCTTCACGCACGTGGAGCTCCTGCCCGTGTCCGAGCACCCCTACGGCGGTTCCTGGGGCTACCAGGTGGGCGGCTACTACGCGCCCACGTCGCGCTTCGGCCACCCGGACGACTTCCGCTACCTGGTGGACTACCTGCACCAGGAAGGCATCGGCATCATCGTGGACTGGGTGCCGGGCCACTTCCCGCGCGACAGCCACGCGCTGGGCAACTTCGACGGCACGTCCCTCTACGAGCACGCGGATCCGCGCAAGGGCGCGCAGCCGGACTGGGGCACGCTCGTCTTCAACTTCGGCCGCAACGAGGTGCGCAACTTCCTCATCGCCAACGCGCTGTTCTGGCTGGAGGAGTACCACATCGACGGGCTGCGCGTGGACGCGGTGGCGTCCATGCTCTACCTGGACTACAGCCGCAAGCAGGGCGAGTGGATCCCCAACCGCTGGGGCGGCCGCGAGAACGAAGAGGCCATCCAGTTCCTGCGCGAGCTCAACGACACCGTGCGCCGCAAGCACCCGGGCGTGGTCGTCATCGCGGAGGAGTCCACCGCGTGGCCCAAGGTGTCCCAGCCCGTCAGCGAGGGCGGCCTGGGCTTCCACTTCAAGTGGAACATGGGCTGGATGCACGACACGCTGTCGTACTTCTCCAAGGACGCCGTCTACCGGCAGTACCACCACAACCAGCTCACCTTCGGCCTGCTGTACGCGTTCAGCGAGCACTTCATGCTGCCGCTCAGCCACGACGAGGTGGTGCACGGCAAGGGCAGCCTCTACGGGCGCATGCCGGGCGATGAATGGCAGAAGCGCGCCAACCTGCGGGCGCTGTTCGCGTGGATGTGGGCCCACCCGGGCAAGAAGCTGCTCTTCATGGGCGGCGAGTTCGGCCAGCCGGCGGAGTGGAACCACGACAAGAGCCTGGACTGGCACCTGCTCCACGACCCGGGCCACAAGGGCATCCAGAAGCTGGTGGGCGACCTGAACCGCATCTACCGCGACCTGCCCGCGCTCTACGACTCCGACAGCGAGCCGGTGGGCTTCCAGTGGCTGCAGCCGGACGCCTCCGCTGCGAACGTGCTGGCCTTCGTGCGCCGCTCGCGCACGCCCGGGCGCCACGTGGTGTGCGTGGCCAACATGTCGCCGGTGCCGCGCGAGGATTATCGCGTGGGCTTCCCGCTCCACGGCCGTTACGTGGAGCTGCTCAACACCGACGCCGGGGAGTACGGCGGCAGCGGCCTGGGCAACCGGGGCCAGGTGCACACGGAAGCGACGGGCTGGGATGGCCAGCCGGCGTCCGCGGCGCTCACCCTGCCCCCGCTGTCGGTGGTGTGGTTCACGCCGGGGTAGGACGCCCCGGCCTCACCGAAAGGAATCGGGGCATGGCGGCGAAGCGGAAGCTGGGAACGACGGGCCTGGAGGTGTTCCCGCTGTGTCTGGGCGGGAACGTCTTCGGCTGGACGGTGGACGAGGCCACCTCGTTCGCCGTGCTCGATACTTTCGTGGAGGGCGGCGGCAACTTCGTGGACACCGCGGACGTGTACTCGCGGTGGATCCCCGGCCACGTGGGCGGCGAGTCCGAGACGGTGCTGGGGAAGTGGATTGCCTCGCGCAAGGCGAAGGACCGCCTCCTGGTGGCAACGAAGGTCGGCGCGGAGACGGCGCTGGGCAAGGGCCTCACGCGCGAGCACATCGAGAAGAGCGTGGACGCGTCCCTGCGCCGGCTGGGCGTGGAGCGCATCGACCTGTACTACTCGCACTACGACGACCCGAACACGCCCCTGGAGGAGACGCTCCGCGCCTTCGACGCGCTGGTGAAGGCGGGCAAGGTGAAGGCGCTGGGTCTGAGCAACCACTCGGCGGAGCGCGCGCAGGAGGCGCTGGACACGCAGAAGCGGCTGGGGCTCACGCGCTACACCGTCATCCAACCCGAGTACAACCTGGTGGAGCGTCCGAAGTTCGAGGGCGCGCTCCAGCGGGTGTGTGAGAAGGAGGGGCTCGCCGTGGCGCCCTACTTCGGGCTGGCCGCGGGCTTCCTCACCGGCAAGTACCAGGAGGGGCAGCCGCCGCCGGCGTCACCGCGCGCGGGCAACGTGCTCAAGAAGTACGGCAACGCGAAGGGCTGGGGCGTCGTCGCCGCGCTGAAGAAGGTGGCGGAGCGCCGGGGTGCCACGCCGTCGCAGGTGGCGCTCGCGTGGCTGGAGACGCGGCCCACGGTGGTGGCGCCCATCGCCAGCGCCACGTCCGTGCCGCAGGTGAAGGAGCTGCTCGGGGCCTTCTCCCTGAAGCTGGAAGCGGACGACCTGCGCGAGCTGGACAGCGCGTCTATGTTTCATCCGTGACGAGCACTGTCTTCAGCCGCTCCAGGATGGGCTCCGGCACGTCGATGAAGGACAGGCCGACTTCGAAGCGGGCCACCGCGTCCTTGGGTAACTTGATGGCCCAGACGATGCGCGCGGTACATTCCACCGAGCTGCCGTCGGGCAAAAACAGCTCCAGGTCCAGCCGCGAGCCCACGTCCTGCGGCTCGTCCGAGTAGATGCGCGCGCCCCCGAGGCTGACGTCGAGCACCTGCTTCTTGTCGCCCACCTTCATTCGCGCGGGACGCGAGTAGAGGGGCGCGTGGATGCGGGGAAAAGCGCGGCGATCGATGGGAGAGGTCATCTGGAGTGTCACGATCAGCCATCCTAGCGTGACTGTCACGAAAGGGCATATCACCCCACCGTCGCGGAGGTGACCCGTGGGGTCGGGCCACCTCCGCGTGGGTTCCGGCCCACCCTACCCGGGGCTACCGCCTGGCGCGTCGAGCCCCGGCGCATCCCGCGCCAGCTCGTCGCAGATGAGCGCCTGGATGCGGAAGGCCAGCCGCGCCTCCTGGACCACCTCCTGGGCCTCGCCCTCCGTCAGCGTCACCTCGTCCAGGCGGGCCGTCAGCCGGGCCTGGAAGGCGAGCAGCTCTCCGGCGGACACCGCGTTGTAGAAGGCCGTGCCCCGGCCGTTCTCCAGCTCGAACGCGCGCGCGATGAGCCCCGAGCGCTGGGGCGCGGTGAAGAGGTCCTGGACGCAGCGTGCCCAGGCATGGGCGATGAGCAGGTGCGGGGCCTCCGCCGCCACCTCGAGGATGCGCTCGGCGTGCAGCCGCGTCTCCGCGCAGGCGAAGGGCTTCGTGCGCGTGTCGCCGCAGAACCAGTCCAGGTCCGCCACCAGCGCGGAGGTCCGCCGCAGCTCCGGCAGCCGCAGCACCCGCGCGAGCGGGCCGTCCTTGAGCGCCGGCAGCACGGACTCCAGCGCCTCGTAGACGACGTGCAACTGGCGCAGGTGGTTCACGTAGTGACGGGCCCGCACGAACTGGCCGTAGACGCCGCCGTTCCACGAGCCGTGGAAGAGCGCCTCCAGGAAGGTCGACTGCTCCGCCTGGCGCCGCGCCATCCCCGTCCCCTCCTCCAGCCGCGACGACAGCCGCTGCATGGACGGGAAGTCCACGGAGGCCATGGCCGTGGCCGGCAGGCGCCGGTCCCTCGCGGAGCGCTCGAAGCCGCCCCAGCGCAGCGTGCCCCGGAGGCTCACTGCTTCCACCCACCGGTGGGCGCCCCGTGGGCGGCGGCGGGGGCCGGCGGCTCGGACACCTCGGCCTCGTGCGAGGGCGCGTGCGGCACCTCCAACTGCTGGATGGCCTCCACCAGGGTGTGGCCCAGCGCGCGCAGGACGTCCTCCTCCAGGCGAAGGGTGACAGGCCCCACCGCCAGGTGGATGTGCCCACAGCTGCACCGCGTCACCTCCGCGCACGGGCCTCGCGCCAGCACCGCCCTGCAGCATCCCTGACCGAGCATCGCGACCTCCATTTGATTTTGATTATCGAAATCAAATTCATGAGGCCACAACGCCCTTCCGCCGTCAAGCCCGGTCCGCGCCGTTCTGATCCGGAGCCCAGCGCCCGACACTCCAATCACAGACATGAAACATCAAAAACAAAGACAATCAATCACAAGCAAGACAAATGCATGCATTAAATGCATCAATGTTTCATGTGTCGACATGAAGCTGCTCTTGTGTTCATGTAGGCACGACCCTTTCGCGGCACGGCAAAACTGGCTGAAGGTTTGTTCAGGGCCGTCCGGAGGACCGCGAAAACTGGCTGAAGGTTTGTTCAGGTTCCGTTCAGTGGATCCAGGGCCCTTGGCCGCTCACCTTCCCTCGGAGCCCCCGGCTGGGAAGATGGGACCATGCGGCTACCACTCGTGCTGACGACCTTCCTGGGGTTGGCGTCCTTGCAGTCCGGCTGCCGGTCCAACGCCCCCGAGCCCTCCGCTCCCCAGGACTCGGGCGTGGTGGTGGACGCGGGCATCAGCGACGCGGGCGTGACGCCGGACGCCGGCCCGCCTCCCGGGTGGACGCTCCAGGCCACGGAGGTCCAGGTCCCCGAGGGCCTGCGGGGTGCGCCGTTCGACGTGCCGCGCTCCCTGAACATCCCATCAGGCATGACGGTGTCGGTCTGGGCGCGGGTGCCGGGGGCACGCTTCATCGCGTTCTCGCCGGAGGGCACCCTGCTCGTCTCCGTGCCCGGCCAGGGCAAGGTGATGCAGGTGCGTCCCCGCGCGGGCCAGGCGCCGGAGGTGACGCAGTGGGCGGGCGGACTGGGGCGGCCCCACGACCTCGTCTTCCACGAGCGCGACGGGCAGGTGTGGGTCTTCCTGTCGGAGAAGGACCGCGTCACGCGCTCGCGCTGGACGGCCGGTGAGGCGGCGCGCGGCGCGGTGGAGACCGTCGTCTCCGGGCTGCCGGACGCGTCCCTGCCGGAGCTGCAGGGCGCCTACGGCCACGAGCTCAAGAACCTCGCGGTGGACTCGCAGCACCGCGTCTACGTGTCCATCGCGTCCACCTGCAACGTGTGCCTGAGCGACACCACCAGCGACCCGCTGCGCGGCGCCATCTACCGGTGGGACTGGAGCGGCGGCTCGCGCGAGCTGTTCGCGAGGGGCCTGCGCAACGCGGAGGGGCTGGCGTGGGAGCCGGGCACGGACACGCTGTGGGTGGCGGTCAACAACCGCGACAACACGCCCTACCCGTTCGACGACGACACCGGCCAGTACGGCCAGGTGATTTCCGAGTACGTGGACAACCACCCGCCGGAGGCCCTCGCCTCCGTGCGCCAGGGCGGCCACTACGGCTGGCCCTTCTGCAACCCCAACCCGGACACGGCCAGCGGCCTGAAGCACATGCCCCTGGACCGCGACTACGACATGAACCGGGACGGCTCGAAGGCGGACTGCGCGGCGTTGGACCGGACGGACCAGGGCATCCAGGCGCACTCGGCGCCCCTGGGCCTGACGTTCTTCGACGACGGGGAGCTCAACCCGGAGTGGAAGCGCGGCGCGCTCGTCGCCTACCACGGCTCGTGGAACCGCACGGTGCGGACCGGCTACAAGGTCACCGCCTTCCCGTGGGACCTGGCCACCCACCAGCCCACGGCCGAGGTGGACGTCGTCACCGGCTTCATCAACCCCGACCAGAGCATCTGGGGCCGGCCGGTGGACGTGGCCCTGGCCCCGGGCCGGGCGTTCATCGTCAGCGACGACCAGGCCGGGGCGCTCTACCGCATCGAGCCCCTCCGCCTGCCGTAGTCCGTCAGCGCGTCTCGCCGCGCGCCAGCTTCTCCACGTAGTCCGCGGGCAGCCCGGCGCTCTTCGCGCCGCGCACCAGCGCCTCCACGAAGCGCGGGCTCACCGGCCCGTCCGACGAGGCGCGGCGCGGGTTGGTCACGAACGCGGTGGCCTCCACCTCCTGGCCCTCCACGCGCACGCGCACCGTGCGCTCCACGCACATGCTGGTGACGAAGCCCTCCTTGTGCTGGACGATGGGCCAGTCCTTGCCGGGAATCTCGAAGAGCCGGCCGTACACCCGCGCCCCCGGCGCGTCCGTGAGGCCCGCCACCCGGCCGCCCCACCAGCGCGACGGGAAGTCGTAGACGAGGTCCACGTCCAGCGCCTCCGCGAGCCGGCCCTCCGGCAGCTCGAAGAAGCCGTAGCTGTGCTGGTGCTTCCACTCGTCGAAGGCGGCCCGGTCCAGGATGGTCGAGTACGCGAAGTAGCGCCGGGGGGCGTTCGCGTCCGCCTGCTCGCGCGCCTTCATCACCTGGTCGTAGTGCGAATCCATGCGTGTGCCCTCGTCTTGCCTACCGCTCGCCCTTGCGCGACAGGGCGCCGTCGCGGAACGCGCCCAGCACCCCGCCCACGTCCAGGCGGGACGTCTTGATGAACAGCCGCAGCGCGCGCTCCACGTGCTCGGCCAGGACGGCCATGCGCTCCAACCGCCGCAGCTTCTCCGGCTGCACGCCGCCCGCGACCTCCGCCAGCCGGCGCGCTTCCGACAGGTCCGCGCGGATGCGGGTGACGAAGGACGCCTCGCGCTCCTCCACCACGTGCGTCACCATCCGCACCAGGTCCGTCTCCGCCGCGTAGCGCCACACCGTGTCCTGCGGCACGCGCACCCGCTGGACGACGCCCCAGTGCTCCAGGTCGCGCAGCAGCATGGACACGCCGCCCTTGGACAGGTCCAGCTCGCGTTCAATCTCACCGGCGGTCAGCGGCTCGCCCCGCAGGTACAGCAGGCCCCACACCCGGCCCTGGTTGCGCTTGAAGCCCCAGAACTCGATGACGTTGCCCACCGCCTCCACC
Proteins encoded:
- a CDS encoding gamma-glutamylcyclotransferase; this translates as MDSHYDQVMKAREQADANAPRRYFAYSTILDRAAFDEWKHQHSYGFFELPEGRLAEALDVDLVYDFPSRWWGGRVAGLTDAPGARVYGRLFEIPGKDWPIVQHKEGFVTSMCVERTVRVRVEGQEVEATAFVTNPRRASSDGPVSPRFVEALVRGAKSAGLPADYVEKLARGETR
- a CDS encoding MarR family transcriptional regulator, with the protein product MKGYLWTGGDPGSQKTLAPPDNGRLAPWEAIAVEAVGNVIEFWGFKRNQGRVWGLLYLRGEPLTAGEIERELDLSKGGVSMLLRDLEHWGVVQRVRVPQDTVWRYAAETDLVRMVTHVVEEREASFVTRIRADLSEARRLAEVAGGVQPEKLRRLERMAVLAEHVERALRLFIKTSRLDVGGVLGAFRDGALSRKGER
- a CDS encoding biliverdin-producing heme oxygenase, whose amino-acid sequence is MSLRGTLRWGGFERSARDRRLPATAMASVDFPSMQRLSSRLEEGTGMARRQAEQSTFLEALFHGSWNGGVYGQFVRARHYVNHLRQLHVVYEALESVLPALKDGPLARVLRLPELRRTSALVADLDWFCGDTRTKPFACAETRLHAERILEVAAEAPHLLIAHAWARCVQDLFTAPQRSGLIARAFELENGRGTAFYNAVSAGELLAFQARLTARLDEVTLTEGEAQEVVQEARLAFRIQALICDELARDAPGLDAPGGSPG
- a CDS encoding aldo/keto reductase, giving the protein MAAKRKLGTTGLEVFPLCLGGNVFGWTVDEATSFAVLDTFVEGGGNFVDTADVYSRWIPGHVGGESETVLGKWIASRKAKDRLLVATKVGAETALGKGLTREHIEKSVDASLRRLGVERIDLYYSHYDDPNTPLEETLRAFDALVKAGKVKALGLSNHSAERAQEALDTQKRLGLTRYTVIQPEYNLVERPKFEGALQRVCEKEGLAVAPYFGLAAGFLTGKYQEGQPPPASPRAGNVLKKYGNAKGWGVVAALKKVAERRGATPSQVALAWLETRPTVVAPIASATSVPQVKELLGAFSLKLEADDLRELDSASMFHP
- a CDS encoding PQQ-dependent sugar dehydrogenase, translating into MRLPLVLTTFLGLASLQSGCRSNAPEPSAPQDSGVVVDAGISDAGVTPDAGPPPGWTLQATEVQVPEGLRGAPFDVPRSLNIPSGMTVSVWARVPGARFIAFSPEGTLLVSVPGQGKVMQVRPRAGQAPEVTQWAGGLGRPHDLVFHERDGQVWVFLSEKDRVTRSRWTAGEAARGAVETVVSGLPDASLPELQGAYGHELKNLAVDSQHRVYVSIASTCNVCLSDTTSDPLRGAIYRWDWSGGSRELFARGLRNAEGLAWEPGTDTLWVAVNNRDNTPYPFDDDTGQYGQVISEYVDNHPPEALASVRQGGHYGWPFCNPNPDTASGLKHMPLDRDYDMNRDGSKADCAALDRTDQGIQAHSAPLGLTFFDDGELNPEWKRGALVAYHGSWNRTVRTGYKVTAFPWDLATHQPTAEVDVVTGFINPDQSIWGRPVDVALAPGRAFIVSDDQAGALYRIEPLRLP
- a CDS encoding PilZ domain-containing protein; the protein is MTLQMTSPIDRRAFPRIHAPLYSRPARMKVGDKKQVLDVSLGGARIYSDEPQDVGSRLDLELFLPDGSSVECTARIVWAIKLPKDAVARFEVGLSFIDVPEPILERLKTVLVTDET
- the glgB gene encoding 1,4-alpha-glucan branching protein GlgB, with product MRKPADRAQVDAELQRVVELRHPEPHSMLGVHPDGDAVVVRAYRPEAVAIHVLPEFGGKVPMVHRTGGVFEARINGRTEPFGYLLEVEYPGKKVFTLRDPYSFLPTIGEMDLYFAGEGRHERLWERMGAHLIHHNGVKGTSFAVWAPTARGVSVVGDFNGWDGRLHAMRRMGSSGIWELFVPEVGEGTRYKFEIRPGHGGGALLKADPFAFRTETPPATASVVHDLQRYAWGDSAWLEARGKHVDAAHHPWSVYEVHLGSWRRVVEDGDRPMTYRELAPELSRYVKETGFTHVELLPVSEHPYGGSWGYQVGGYYAPTSRFGHPDDFRYLVDYLHQEGIGIIVDWVPGHFPRDSHALGNFDGTSLYEHADPRKGAQPDWGTLVFNFGRNEVRNFLIANALFWLEEYHIDGLRVDAVASMLYLDYSRKQGEWIPNRWGGRENEEAIQFLRELNDTVRRKHPGVVVIAEESTAWPKVSQPVSEGGLGFHFKWNMGWMHDTLSYFSKDAVYRQYHHNQLTFGLLYAFSEHFMLPLSHDEVVHGKGSLYGRMPGDEWQKRANLRALFAWMWAHPGKKLLFMGGEFGQPAEWNHDKSLDWHLLHDPGHKGIQKLVGDLNRIYRDLPALYDSDSEPVGFQWLQPDASAANVLAFVRRSRTPGRHVVCVANMSPVPREDYRVGFPLHGRYVELLNTDAGEYGGSGLGNRGQVHTEATGWDGQPASAALTLPPLSVVWFTPG